Proteins encoded in a region of the Rickettsia bellii RML369-C genome:
- a CDS encoding DEAD/DEAH box helicase, translated as MKNFNLPEELTTTLEAMKITEPTEIQKQSIPVAIAGSDILASSQTGSGKTLAYLLPVINAFIKDKTTTLILVPTRELATQICSTLNKVTTSFKINNAVLIGGEPMPKQFTQLKKNPKVIIGTPGRIIDHLNRGSLKIDRIGITVLDEMDRMLDMGMKEQLEEINKFLPEKRQVLMFSATMPKHIISLSQKYLNNPVRITVGATNKAAAEIKQESVHITDKEKFTELNKQLGDREGSVIIFVKTKRSADQLAKMLRYENHKAEAIHGDLSQRQRDRVILSFRKSNHRIMVATDVAARGLDIPHTQHVINYDLPMCPEDYLHRIGRTGRAGAKGNALSFISPDDVIRWRAIDRLINQGESTPRESFRSNKNNRKRSFGNNRRGDNSNKRFGSSNKRSSEGDSNNYGQRRSKVS; from the coding sequence ATGAAAAATTTTAATTTACCTGAAGAATTAACTACTACGCTTGAAGCGATGAAGATAACAGAGCCAACCGAAATACAAAAACAATCGATTCCGGTTGCTATCGCAGGTTCTGATATACTTGCTTCTAGCCAAACTGGTTCAGGCAAGACTTTAGCTTACTTGTTACCAGTAATTAATGCATTTATTAAAGATAAAACTACTACTTTAATATTAGTACCGACAAGAGAGCTTGCAACACAAATCTGTTCTACCTTAAACAAAGTAACTACGTCTTTCAAAATAAATAATGCAGTTTTGATAGGTGGTGAACCTATGCCTAAGCAATTTACGCAATTAAAGAAAAATCCTAAAGTAATTATAGGAACTCCAGGGCGTATTATTGATCATTTAAATCGTGGAAGCCTAAAAATTGATCGTATAGGTATAACTGTGCTTGACGAAATGGATAGAATGCTAGACATGGGCATGAAAGAGCAGTTAGAAGAAATCAATAAATTCTTGCCGGAAAAAAGACAAGTTTTAATGTTTTCTGCTACTATGCCAAAACATATTATTTCTCTTTCACAAAAATATTTAAATAATCCTGTACGTATTACAGTAGGTGCTACTAATAAAGCAGCAGCAGAAATAAAACAGGAGTCAGTACATATTACAGATAAAGAAAAATTTACTGAATTAAATAAGCAGCTTGGTGATAGAGAAGGATCAGTAATTATTTTTGTAAAAACAAAACGTTCTGCTGATCAATTAGCTAAAATGCTAAGATATGAAAATCATAAAGCAGAAGCTATACATGGTGATTTAAGTCAGCGTCAACGTGATAGAGTAATTTTATCATTCCGCAAGTCAAACCATAGAATAATGGTGGCAACTGATGTGGCTGCTCGTGGGCTTGATATTCCGCATACTCAGCACGTAATTAATTATGATTTACCGATGTGTCCGGAAGATTATCTGCACAGAATAGGTAGAACAGGTAGAGCTGGTGCTAAAGGTAACGCATTATCCTTTATTTCGCCTGATGATGTTATTAGATGGCGTGCTATTGATCGTTTAATAAATCAAGGCGAGTCCACTCCTAGAGAGAGCTTTAGAAGTAACAAAAATAATCGTAAAAGATCTTTTGGTAATAATAGAAGAGGCGATAACTCTAATAAAAGATTCGGTTCTAGCAATAAGAGAAGTTCTGAGGGTGATAGTAATAATTACGGTCAAAGAAGAAGTAAAGTATCTTAA
- a CDS encoding cold-shock protein, whose protein sequence is MTTNIVGKVKWFNPTKNFGFIEQENGGKDVFVHRSAVDAAGLAGLNEGQDVIFDLEDKNGKISAVNLRIK, encoded by the coding sequence ATGACTACAAATATAGTAGGTAAAGTTAAATGGTTTAATCCGACGAAAAATTTTGGATTTATTGAACAGGAAAATGGCGGCAAAGATGTGTTTGTACACAGATCTGCCGTAGATGCAGCAGGTCTTGCAGGTCTTAACGAAGGACAAGATGTAATTTTTGATCTTGAAGACAAGAATGGTAAAATTTCTGCAGTTAACCTCAGAATTAAATAA